From Cronobacter turicensis z3032, the proteins below share one genomic window:
- the gatA gene encoding Galactitol-specific phosphotransferase enzyme IIA component has protein sequence MSQLFVRTGIAFSGCQHALAHIGETMLAKGVVRDTYPAALLEREAAFPTGIALERHAVAIPHCEARHAVSPAIYLIRPDSPVWFQRADDDGEVAVSLIIALIVDNPAAQLTLLRRLFGKLQDPEVLDALLQAPDAELATRFEQTILAPEPCARAS, from the coding sequence ATGAGCCAATTATTCGTACGTACCGGCATCGCCTTTTCCGGCTGTCAGCATGCGCTGGCGCACATTGGCGAAACCATGCTGGCCAAAGGGGTAGTGCGCGACACTTACCCCGCTGCGCTGCTGGAGCGGGAGGCGGCCTTCCCAACGGGCATTGCGCTTGAGCGGCATGCGGTCGCTATCCCGCACTGCGAGGCGAGACATGCCGTGTCGCCAGCCATTTACCTGATCCGCCCGGATTCCCCGGTGTGGTTCCAGCGCGCCGACGATGACGGCGAGGTAGCCGTCTCTCTCATCATCGCGCTGATAGTCGACAACCCGGCGGCGCAGCTGACGCTGCTGCGCCGTTTATTCGGCAAGTTGCAAGACCCTGAGGTGCTGGACGCGCTGCTGCAGGCGCCCGACGCGGAGCTGGCCACGCGGTTTGAGCAGACCATCCTTGCGCCTGAACCCTGCGCCCGGGCTTCATAA
- the gatZ gene encoding D-tagatose-1,6-bisphosphate aldolase subunit gatZ, whose translation MQDLIARHKAGEPIGICSVCSAHPLVIEAALRFDLHTDRKVLIEATSNQVNQSGGYTGMQPHQFRDFVWQIADRIGFPHQRIILGGDHLGPNCWQNESAEAAIEKAVVLVAAYVAAGFSKIHLDASMSCEGDPVPLAPHTVAERAARLCEAAERAATAEQRQRLTYVIGTEVPVPGGEATTIGSVHVTRVEDASLTLETHREAFYRLGLEEAFERVIAMVVQPGVEFDHTQIIHYQPQPAQALSAWINQTPLVYEAHSTDYQSRQAYRALVHDHFAILKVGPALTFALREALFGLAWMEEALIPPERRSHVRDVIDEVMLNEPAYWKKYYRPTWSQAMVDIHFSLSDRIRYYWPHPRISQSVGKLIANLEEISLPPGLISQFLPGQFESVNDGTLKATPYDLIIDKIQDVLRAYRYGCSPDAD comes from the coding sequence ATGCAGGATTTGATAGCCCGACACAAAGCCGGAGAACCTATTGGAATATGCTCCGTCTGCTCCGCCCACCCGCTGGTAATAGAAGCGGCGCTGCGTTTCGATCTTCACACCGACAGAAAGGTGTTGATTGAAGCCACCTCAAACCAGGTCAATCAGTCTGGCGGCTACACCGGTATGCAGCCCCATCAGTTTCGCGATTTCGTCTGGCAGATAGCAGACCGGATCGGCTTCCCCCACCAGCGCATTATTCTGGGCGGCGATCACCTTGGCCCCAACTGCTGGCAAAACGAAAGCGCGGAAGCGGCAATCGAAAAAGCCGTCGTGCTGGTCGCCGCGTATGTGGCGGCGGGTTTTAGCAAAATTCATCTTGATGCCTCGATGTCCTGCGAAGGCGATCCCGTGCCGCTTGCACCGCATACGGTGGCCGAGCGGGCAGCCCGGCTTTGCGAGGCGGCGGAGCGCGCCGCCACCGCAGAGCAACGGCAACGGCTGACCTATGTCATCGGGACGGAAGTGCCCGTGCCGGGTGGCGAGGCCACGACGATCGGCAGCGTACACGTCACGCGCGTGGAGGATGCCTCGCTGACGCTTGAAACCCACCGCGAGGCGTTTTACCGGCTGGGGCTGGAGGAGGCATTTGAACGCGTTATCGCGATGGTGGTGCAGCCCGGCGTGGAGTTCGATCATACCCAGATCATTCACTATCAGCCGCAGCCCGCGCAGGCGCTTTCCGCGTGGATTAACCAGACGCCGCTGGTGTACGAGGCCCACTCAACGGATTACCAGTCACGCCAGGCGTATCGGGCGCTGGTCCATGACCATTTCGCCATTCTGAAAGTGGGGCCTGCGCTGACCTTCGCGCTGCGCGAAGCCCTCTTTGGGCTGGCCTGGATGGAAGAGGCGTTGATCCCGCCGGAGCGCCGCAGCCATGTGCGGGACGTCATTGATGAAGTGATGCTGAACGAGCCGGCGTACTGGAAAAAGTATTACCGCCCCACCTGGAGCCAGGCGATGGTCGATATTCACTTCAGCCTCTCCGATCGCATCCGCTACTACTGGCCGCACCCGCGCATCAGCCAGAGCGTGGGCAAGCTTATCGCCAATCTGGAAGAGATATCGCTCCCGCCCGGCCTTATCAGCCAGTTTCTGCCGGGGCAGTTTGAGAGCGTGAACGACGGGACGCTGAAAGCCACGCCGTACGACCTGATTATCGACAAAATCCAGGACGTGCTGCGCGCCTACCGTTACGGCTGCTCCCCTGACGCCGACTAA
- the gatY gene encoding D-tagatose-1,6-bisphosphate aldolase subunit gatY, whose amino-acid sequence MFIISSKNSLLKAQREGYAVPAFNIHNLETLQVVVETASDMRAPLIVAGTPGTFASAGTDNLLALAAEMARHYNHPLAVHLDHHETLQDIQNKIMAGARSAMIDGSHLPFEENVALVKSVTAFCHRYDASVEAELGRLGGQEDDRVVGDNDALYTDPAQARDFVEQTGIDALAVAIGTAHGFYHAEPRLDFARLAAIRAAVEVPLVLHGASGLSAADIQKAISLGICKVNVATELKVAFSTGLKRYFHDHPDACDPRHYMQPAKAAMKEVVRQVIHRCGCEGKL is encoded by the coding sequence ATGTTTATTATTTCCAGTAAGAACTCGCTCCTTAAAGCGCAACGCGAAGGCTATGCGGTGCCGGCTTTTAATATTCATAACCTTGAAACGCTGCAAGTGGTGGTAGAAACGGCCAGCGACATGCGCGCGCCGCTGATTGTCGCAGGTACGCCGGGCACCTTCGCCAGTGCCGGAACGGACAATCTGCTCGCGCTCGCGGCCGAAATGGCGCGCCACTATAACCATCCGCTGGCGGTTCACCTCGACCACCATGAAACGCTGCAGGATATCCAGAATAAAATCATGGCGGGCGCACGCTCCGCCATGATTGACGGCTCGCATCTCCCCTTTGAGGAAAACGTGGCGCTGGTTAAAAGCGTGACAGCGTTTTGTCATCGCTATGATGCCAGCGTTGAAGCAGAGCTGGGGCGGCTCGGCGGCCAGGAAGACGACAGGGTCGTCGGGGATAATGACGCGCTGTACACCGACCCGGCGCAGGCCCGCGATTTCGTTGAGCAGACCGGTATCGACGCCCTTGCCGTCGCGATAGGCACCGCGCACGGTTTTTATCACGCCGAGCCGAGGCTCGATTTTGCAAGACTCGCCGCCATTCGGGCAGCGGTTGAGGTTCCGCTGGTGCTGCATGGCGCCTCCGGGTTATCCGCTGCCGATATACAGAAAGCCATCTCTCTTGGCATTTGCAAAGTTAACGTTGCAACCGAGCTAAAAGTGGCCTTTTCCACCGGGCTTAAACGCTATTTTCACGACCATCCCGACGCCTGCGATCCCCGCCATTATATGCAGCCCGCGAAAGCCGCCATGAAAGAGGTCGTGCGTCAGGTCATTCATCGTTGCGGCTGCGAAGGCAAGCTTTGA
- the yhaK gene encoding Pirin-like protein yhaK: MMIITRTAKQCGQADYGWLQARYTFSFGHYFDPKLLGYASLRVLNQEVLAPGAAFQPRTYPKVDILNLILDGEAEYRDSEGNHLRAKAGEALLLSTQPGVSYSELNLSKDHSLTRMQLWLDACPERENRTVQKIAVGPQARQLLASPDGAEGSLQLRQQVWLWHIALNEGESVSMPLNGPRAYLQSIHGTVHVKTETEDKEALTCGDGAFIRDEANITLIADSPLRALLVDLPV; encoded by the coding sequence GCTATACCTTTTCCTTTGGCCACTACTTCGATCCGAAACTGCTGGGCTACGCCTCACTGCGCGTACTGAACCAGGAAGTGCTGGCGCCCGGCGCCGCGTTCCAGCCGCGCACCTACCCGAAAGTCGATATCCTCAACCTGATCCTCGACGGCGAAGCGGAATACCGCGACAGCGAAGGCAACCACCTGCGCGCGAAAGCGGGCGAGGCGCTGCTGCTCTCCACCCAACCGGGCGTGAGCTACAGCGAACTTAACCTGAGTAAAGACCATTCGCTGACGCGGATGCAGCTCTGGCTCGACGCCTGCCCGGAGCGCGAAAACCGGACGGTGCAGAAAATCGCGGTCGGCCCGCAGGCGCGCCAGCTTCTCGCCTCGCCAGACGGTGCGGAAGGCAGCCTGCAACTGCGCCAGCAGGTGTGGCTGTGGCACATCGCGCTGAATGAAGGGGAATCAGTGAGTATGCCCCTGAACGGGCCGCGCGCCTATTTACAGTCGATCCACGGTACGGTCCATGTGAAGACCGAAACGGAAGACAAAGAAGCATTAACCTGCGGAGACGGCGCCTTTATTCGTGATGAGGCTAACATAACCCTTATTGCGGATTCGCCGCTGCGCGCTTTACTGGTAGATTTGCCGGTGTAA